The genomic window GCACCTGCTCGTCGCCCACCTGAATCAACACCGCACGCTCGCGCGTGCCCAGCGAGATCCCGCCCAGAATGCGCAGCCGCCCCTGGGCGCCGCCCTGGAATCCCTGCACGCGTTTCATCATCCAGGCCAGCAGCAGGATGGCGCCGATCACGACGATGAAGCCCAGCGCGAACTGCAGCATGAACGCGCCACCGGGGCCGCCCACGGCGGGCAGCGCGCCGGGTTTGACGGCAGCGTCCTGCGCCCAGACGGATGCCGGCCACAGCCCCATGAACGCCACGGATATCAGTCGGGCGGTTCGGGAGCGGCGCACGAGGACGTGTCGCATGACGGCGCTCACCTGAGCTTGCGCACGCGCTCGGCAGGGCTGATCACGTCGGTCAGCCGAATGCCGTATTTTTCATTGACCACCACCACTTCCCCGTGGGCGATCAGGGTGCCGTTCACCAGCACGTCCAACGGCTCGCCAGCCAGGCGGTCGAGCTCCACCACCGAGCCCTGATTCAGGCGCAGCAGATTCCTGATCGGCAGGCGGGTGCGCCCGATCTCCATCGACACCACCACCGGGACGTCAAGGATGATGTCCATTTCGACCTCGCGCTCCTCGCCGTCGGAGGCCGGTGCCTCCGATGCCGGCTGGCCGTCGAGATTGCCGAATTCGGCCTTTTCGTAATCGCCCCCGCCCTTTTGATCGGCGGCCTCCTCCTGGCCAGGCTGCGCGGCGGAGGTCTGTTCGGCCATGGCCGCGGCCCAGTCGTCACCCATTGCTTCCTGCTGGTCGGTATCGGTTTCCGTAGTCATGAAGTGCTGCTCCATCGGCCGTTGTTCAGCCGCGTTTGACGTGTTCGTTTACCCGTACGGCGTAAGCATCGTTATGCGTGCCGAGCTCGCCGCGCAGAACCGGCAGATCGTTCGAGCGCAGCGTGACCTTGTGCGGCGCATCGATCGGAATGATGTCGCCCTTTTTCAGGCGCATGACCTGATCCAGGCTGAGTTGCGTTTCGTTCAATTGCGCAACCACCTCCAGCGGCGCATCGTAGATGTCGTCCTGCAGCGAGCGCTGCCAGCGCACATCGGTGTCGGAGCGGTCGCTCTGGATACCCGCATCGAGAACCTCGCGCATCGGTTCGATCATGGAGTACGGCATGGTGACGTGGATGTCACCGCCGCCGCCTTCGAGCTCGACGTGAAAACTGGACACCACCACGACCTCGGTGGGACTGACGATGTTGGCGAACTGCGGATTCACCTCTGAGTTCAGATACTCGAACTCCAGCGGCATGACCGGTGCCCAGGCCTTTTGCATGTCCGCGAAACCGAGTTCGAGCACCTTGTGAACGACGCGCATTTCGGTGGGCGTGAAATCGCGTCCTTCGATCTTGGCCTTGAACCGACCGCCGCCGCCGAAGAAGTTGTCCACCAGAATGAAAACCAGCTGCGGATCGAGCACGAACAGTGCCGTGCCGCGCATGGGCCGGATACGCACCAGGTTCAGATTGGTCGGCACGAACAGGCTGTGCACGTATTCGGAAAACTTTTGAATACGGATACTGTTGGCGCTGATCTCAGCGGTGAACCGCAACAGATCGAACAGGCTGATGCGCAGCAGGCGGGCAAAGCGTTCGTTGATCATCTCCAGGGTGGGCATGCGCCCGCGCACGATGCGCTCCTGGCTGCTCAGATCGTAAGAACGCGCCACATCCGTCGGGGTATTGATCTCGCCCGTTTCGACGTCGCCGCTGTCGACGCCGTGCAAGAGGGCGTCGATTTCATCCTGCGATAAGACTTCGCTGCCGGCCATGAGTCTGATTACTGCATCACGAAGCTGGTGAAATAGACCTGCTCGACCTGTTCCTTGGCACCGGACTCCTTGAGCGCATCGTTGATGCTCTGCAGGGTCTGCTTACGCAAATGCTCCTTGCCGGCCGGAGAATTGATGTCCGCATACTTCTGGGCGCTGAGCAGGATGATCAGGCGGTTGCGGATGGCCGGCATGTTCTGCTTGACCGCGTCCAGGATCTTCTGGTCACGCGCCATGACGTCGATACCGACCTGCAGAAACCGCGCCTGCTGGGGATTCTGGAAATTGACCACCAGCGC from Gammaproteobacteria bacterium includes these protein-coding regions:
- the fliM gene encoding flagellar motor switch protein FliM; translated protein: MAGSEVLSQDEIDALLHGVDSGDVETGEINTPTDVARSYDLSSQERIVRGRMPTLEMINERFARLLRISLFDLLRFTAEISANSIRIQKFSEYVHSLFVPTNLNLVRIRPMRGTALFVLDPQLVFILVDNFFGGGGRFKAKIEGRDFTPTEMRVVHKVLELGFADMQKAWAPVMPLEFEYLNSEVNPQFANIVSPTEVVVVSSFHVELEGGGGDIHVTMPYSMIEPMREVLDAGIQSDRSDTDVRWQRSLQDDIYDAPLEVVAQLNETQLSLDQVMRLKKGDIIPIDAPHKVTLRSNDLPVLRGELGTHNDAYAVRVNEHVKRG
- a CDS encoding flagellar basal body-associated FliL family protein; its protein translation is MAEAPAKEGSKLKSIILIAIIVVLLLVIAVGATLFFTGALSHDKAAQDKAAGKPAGEKTVEPQKPPLYLSITPALVVNFQNPQQARFLQVGIDVMARDQKILDAVKQNMPAIRNRLIILLSAQKYADINSPAGKEHLRKQTLQSINDALKESGAKEQVEQVYFTSFVMQ
- the fliO gene encoding flagellar biosynthetic protein FliO, translated to MRHVLVRRSRTARLISVAFMGLWPASVWAQDAAVKPGALPAVGGPGGAFMLQFALGFIVVIGAILLLAWMMKRVQGFQGGAQGRLRILGGISLGTRERAVLIQVGDEQVLLGVAPGRVSRLHVLAEPLPVDSPRGGEAAGFAERLKTALGRRAVS
- the fliN gene encoding flagellar motor switch protein FliN, which encodes MTTETDTDQQEAMGDDWAAAMAEQTSAAQPGQEEAADQKGGGDYEKAEFGNLDGQPASEAPASDGEEREVEMDIILDVPVVVSMEIGRTRLPIRNLLRLNQGSVVELDRLAGEPLDVLVNGTLIAHGEVVVVNEKYGIRLTDVISPAERVRKLR